One genomic segment of Cinclus cinclus chromosome 31, bCinCin1.1, whole genome shotgun sequence includes these proteins:
- the HAPLN2 gene encoding hyaluronan and proteoglycan link protein 2 — translation MHRLLLLSCLWLLAAPPMSSIFQRPTGTPVPLRLQYLLEPLHPTVHTQRGATATLPCVLRALPHNYRVKWSKVEPANYRENIIIITNGLYHKNYGPLSPRVRLRHSHRYDASLTITDVALEDEGRYRCQLVNGLEDESISLTLHLEGVVFPYQPSNGRYKFNYHEAKQACEQQDSRLATYQQLYKAWTEGLDWCNAGWILDGTVHYPIINSREPCGGRLLLPGVRTYGARDKQKDRFDAFCFTSALQGRVYFIRGHLNFKEAGQACRNHGAAIAKVGQLYSAWKFSQLDRCDGGWLADGSVRYPITTPRERCGGLPDPGVRSFGFPSKEMRTYGTYCFVEK, via the exons TTCCCCTGCGCCTGCAGTACCTGCTGGAGCCCCTCCACCCCACGGTGCACACGCAGCGTGGTGCCACGGCCACCCTGCCCTGCGTCCTGCGTGCCCTGCCCCACAACTATCGCGTGAAGTGGAGCAAGGTGGAGCCGGCCAACTACCGGGagaacatcatcatcatcaccaacGGGCTGTACCACAAGAACTACGGGCCGCTGAGCCCGCGGGTGCGCCTGCGGCACAGCCACCGCTATGATGCCTCGCTCACCATCACCGATGTGGCACTGGAGGACGAGGGCCGGTACCGCTGCCAGCTCGTCAACGGGCTGGAGGATGAGAGCATCTCACTCACGCTGCACCTTGAAG ggGTCGTCTTCCCTTACCAGCCCAGCAATGGGCGCTACAAATTCAACTACCACGAAGCCAAGCAAGCCTGCGAGCAGCAGGACTCCCGCCTCGCCACATACCAGCAGCTGTACAAAg CCTGGACAGAGGGTCTGGACTGGTGCAACGCCGGCTGGATCCTTGACGGGACTGTCCACTACCCCATCATCAACTCGCGGGAGCCATGCGGTGGTCGCCTCCTCCTGCCCGGTGTCCGGACCTACGGTGCCAGGGACAAGCAGAAGGACAGATTTGATGCTTTCTGCTTTACCTCTGCTCTCCAAG gCCGGGTCTACTTCATCCGTGGCCACCTGAACTTCAAGGAGGCTGGGCAGGCATGTCGCAACCACGGGGCTGCCATTGCCAAAGTGGGACAGCTCTACTCTGCCTGGAAGTTTTCTCAGCTGGATCGCTGTGACGGGGGGTGGCTGGCAGATGGCAGTGTCCGCTACCCCATCACCACCCCCCGCGAGCGCTGTGGGGGGCTGCCCGACCCTGGTGTCCGCAGCTTTGGCTTCCCCAGCAAGGAGATGAGGACCTATGGCACCTACTGCTTCGTGGAGAAGTAA